The window ttgggactaacctataaaccggaggcccagcccagatttGCTGTTTTACGCCTATTGCAGTATTTCGAGGAAAAGGAATATCAGACGGACTCGAAACGGAACAAAATCAACTGGAGAAGTTATTTTCGGAAGGAAAGCAACCCAGGgaacttggagtgcacgtcagaaGATCTCCGGGCTgctcacgagggtgggggcgccccccccctagggcgcgcccccctgcctcgtgaccACCCCGGAGGTCCACCGACGTACCCCTTGCACCCATATATACGTACGTATCGTAAAACTTCcagaaaaaaacctagatcgggagttccaccgccgcaaacctctgtagccaccaaaagtcaatcgggaccctgttccggcaccctgccggagggggggatccctcaccggtggccttcttcatcatcccggcgctctccatgacgaggagggagtagttcaccctcggagctgagggtatgtaccagtagctatgtgtttgatctctctctcgtgttcttgatttggcacgatcttgatgtatcgcgagctttgctattatagttggatcctatgtttcttctccccctcctctctcttgtaatggattgagtttcccctttggagttatcttatcagattgagtctttaaagatttgagaacacttgatgtatgtcttgccgtgcgtatctgtggtgacaatgggatatcacgtgccacttgatgtatgttttggtgatcaacttgctggttccgcccatgaactaatgcataggggttggcacacgttttcatcgtgattctccggtagaaactttggggcactctttgaggttctatgtgttggtttgaatagatgaattgagattgtgtgatgcatatcgtataatcatacccacggatacttgaggtgacattggagtatctaggtgacattagggttttggttgatttgtgtcttaaggtgttattctagtacgaactccagggctgtttgtgacacttataggaatagtccaacggattgattggaaagaataactttgaggtggtttcgtaccctaccataatcttttcgtttgttctccgctattagtgactttggagtgactctttgttgcatgttgagggatagttatatgatccaactatgtattattgttgagagaacttgcactagtgaaagtatgaaccctaggccttgtttcaaagcattgcaataccgtttacgctcacttttaccgttcgttaccttgctgtttttatattttcagtttacaaaaaccaatacctaccatccatattgcacttgtatcaccatctcttcgccgaactagtgcacctatacaatttaccattgtattgggtgtgttggggacacaagagactctttgttatttggttgcagggttgtttgagggagaccatcttcatcctacgcctctcgcggattgataaaccttaggtcatccacttgagggaaatttgctactgtcctacaaacctgtgcacttgcaggcccaacaacgtctacaagaagaacgttgcgtagtagacatcagctgCCGACATGGATGGCCCAGGGGCGTCACTGGGAGAGGCAGCTGCTGCCGTGACACCACCATTCGCTGCCATGGCAGCCGACGTGGTTGGCATGGCAACCAAGCTGGGCGGCCTTGAAGAAGAGGCAGCCGCCGTGGCGGCCGTGGATGGTGATGCAGGGGCGGCCACGGCTGGACTCCCGGCGACCCGAGGAGCGGCCGGAGGGCCACGGCGTCGAGCGGCCGGTGGTGCAGGGACCACGACGGGTTCGGGCCGAGAGGGCCCAACTGATGGTGATGGAGACTCCGGCAGCATGTTCCTGAAAGGAAAAACACACTCGTCGAAAACAACATGGCGTGATGTTAGCACACGGCGACTGACCGGATCATAGCAGCGGTATCCACGATGATCAGGAGGGTATCCGAAGAAAACACAAGCTATGGAGCGAGGTGAGAGTTTATGAGGAGCAGTAGCGGTGGTATTTGATTAGTATAGACATCCAAAAACTCGAAGATGAGAGTAGTCAGGTGGGAGACCGAAGAGAAGTTGATGGGGAGGAAGATTATTGCGTGGACGACAAGGTCGGAAATTGAGAAGATAGGTTGCAGTATTGAGTGCTTCAGCCCAAAACCTAGGAGGCATATGAGCATGAAATAATAGAGTACGGACACTATCATTTAATGTGCGAAGTATGCGTTCTGCGCGGCCGTTTTGTTGCGAGGTATATGGGCATGTGAGACGAAGGTGGATGCCGTGTTGTGCAAAAAAGGTGCGAGAAGCATGGTTATCAAATTCACGACCATTGTCGGTTTGAAAGGCTAAGATGTAACGTTGAAATTGGGTGGCGACAAAGGCATGAAAGCGAGAGATAATGGAGAACACATCCGACTTGCGACGCAAAGGAAAAGTCCAAACATAATGCGAGTAGTCATCTAGTAGAACAAGATAATATTGAAACCCCGAAACACTTGTGATAGGAGATGTCCAAACATCGCAATGAACAAGAGCAAAAGGAAAACTAGCTTGACTATCAGACTGTTTGAAAGGTAAACGAACGTGCTTCCCCAATCTACAAGCATGACACGCTGTAGTGGGTGATTTATTACAAGTAAAATCAAAAGAAGAAAGTGTCCTAGAGAGAGCAGCATGTCCTGGATGGCCAAGGCGTTGATGCCAAAGGTCGGTGGTGCCGGCGAGAAAGGCTTGAGGTCCGGTGACAACAGGGTATAGGTCGTCGGGACTATCACATCGGAGAATCACCGCGCGGGTACGACGATCCTTGACAGAAAAACCAAGTTCATCAAACTCAACATTAACAGGGTTTGTACGAGTTAAAAGACGAACAGAAATTAGATTTTTAATGAGATTAGGAGTGATAACAACATCACGTAATGAAAGTTGAAAAGAAGAAGTAGGGAGAGAAGCAGTTGGCGACGAGGGCGGTCGCCTGGACCTGCTGGGCATGGCGCGCAAGACGTCTTTCCTCCTGCAAAAGAGCGCCACGAGCACGGGCGAAAGTCAGTCCAGCAGGGTTGATGGAGAGGGCGGCGATGCAGTGGCCAAATTCGCCGTTCAGCCCGTTGAGGAAGGTCGTGAGCATGTCCTGGTCCGTGACCGGAGTGCCCACGTCGCGAAGAGTGTCGGAGATGCACTTGAGGCGGCTCGCGAAGGCGGTGACGGAGAGGTCGCCTTGGACGAGGTTGAGGAAGTCACGCTTGGCGAACATGGACCGTTGAAGACGATTGTCGCGGAAGAGGTCGGTGATGACAGTCCAAGCGTTGGCGGCGGTGTCGGAGGGCTGGATGATGATCTCGAGGATATCTTTGGAGACCGTGGTGTAGAGCCAAGAGACGATGCATTGGTCTATTTGGGTCCACTCGACATCGCCGAGAGCCATGAGGGCATCAACGGAGCCATCGATATGATCAAGAAGACCTAGCTTGCGGAAGGTGAGATTGAAGAAAGTCTGCCAGATGCAAAAGTTAGACTCGTCGAAGTCGAGGATGACAGTGACGTGGTTGCGGATGTTGATGAGCTAGATGGCGGTGGCGCTAGGGGCAGCGGGGTTGGCGGAGCTAGCGGCAAAGGGGTTGGACCCGGAGGAGGCGAGGGAGGAGTTGGGGGTGGAGGCGAACtcgccgaagtccatggcagcagCAGCGTGGAGGACGTGGCGGCTGTAGCTAGGTTTCGGCGGCTAGGGTGCAGCGGAAGCAAGGCAAGGAACTAGAAAACTGATACCATGTAGACTAGATGGATTTTGAGAATATGATTCGCATGTATTGCAGCCCATAGGATGCATATATATAGAGGTACAAAAGCAATCCTATACTTGTACTCCAAGATCTAATCCTAGTTAAAAGGAAAGGATAGATGTGGAGATAGAGATAGGAAGGTAAAGAGTACATCACGTATATGTGCTAATACATGCTAACTTATTCTTAcagcaagctcaagaggtagcaccgccATCGGCAGCACCTGTGGGTGTTGGTTTGCAGCACTTGTCGCTGGTGGGGTTGAGGAGGGGCAGGGGTGGGGGCAGCCACGGCCAACGCATGATTGAAGAACCAAAGTAGCATGGTGGCCATGGCCGACCGGCACAGCCAGTCACCGGTGGGGGAGGTGCGAGCATCTACAGAAAAGAAATAAGGGGAGAGCGGAGCTTGCGGTGTACAAGAGATGTGAACGAAGAATGATGGGATGGGAAGAGATAAGATaacattgggggggggggggggggggggcgttctGTGGTGGGCCTACGCGTAGACGCGGAGCGAGTGGTGCGACCGGCCGAAAACTCGGCAGGCGCACCGCAGAGAAACGTTTCCCTTACAACAAATAGGAGAGGAATGAGATGTGTAGATAAAAACACCGTGTTACGCATGCATCGAGCCCTTTGACTACCTCATTTACACTAGGCATCAGACTACTGATGCTTGCTTCGTATCAGACCAGACTACTGATGCTTGCTTCGTATCAGACCGGTCCATGGCCATCCGATCAGATGCATGCTGGCCGTCAGATTAGCTAGTAAACTCCCCGGCGTGATTTCTGGATTTGAAGCGTTAATTGATTGGTGCATCGTACTAACTGCCATGCATGCATGGGTACGTTGGTAGTTCCTTCTCTTTTTTGCGTAGATGGGCCTGGTAGTCCGCTGTTTCCACTAATAACGTTATGGCTTGTTTCCTGCTTCGAATAATTGCTTCTGAAAATCATTTGGCATGGATATATCTACGTAAGATAAAGTGCATATTTATATCATGGAAGCATTCCTTTTAAGCGTGGGAAGCATGCACTTCAAATAAATCTAGTACAATCACTATATGTTTTTCCGATCCCTGAAATAAAACTATGTTTTTTTAGATGCATTTTTATGCGACGAGCCGACGGTGACATGGCTTTTGTGCCATGGAAACATTCCACAAACTGATGGAAGCATATATTTTGTAGTGCAAACAGAAAAATATCTTTCAACGGAATGATTTATTATGGGATATATTTTTTGGAGAAGGAAATAAATGTTCGGTGTAAAAGAAAGCATTTTTGTTGTATATGGAAACATTTGCTTCACAAAGAAATCATCAGCAAGCACAACAAGAAAGATCAAGCACTGAAACAAATTCATAAGATATACAAAAAGAAATATATTACAACTCCTTTTTGCAACTAAATAAAAGATTATTGCAACAATATTTTTTACAAGCTAGTCATGGGCAAGATCTAAGCGTCCCACGAGCTCTCTTTGACTCTATCGTTCCAGTAAAACCTAGAACTTAGAGCAGTGACTGGTTTGTCTCCGTTATAGCGCACACAACTTTATTG is drawn from Aegilops tauschii subsp. strangulata cultivar AL8/78 chromosome 1, Aet v6.0, whole genome shotgun sequence and contains these coding sequences:
- the LOC109771513 gene encoding uncharacterized protein, which codes for MALGDVEWTQIDQCIVSWLYTTVSKDILEIIIQPSDTAANAWTVITDLFRDNRLQRSMFAKRDFLNLVQGDLSVTAFASRLKCISDTLRDVGTPVTDQDMLTTFLNGLNGEFGHCIAALSINPAGLTFARARGALLQEERRLARHAQQVQATALVANCFSPYFFFSTFIT